One window of Leishmania infantum JPCM5 genome chromosome 8 genomic DNA carries:
- a CDS encoding putative adaptor complex protein (AP) 3 delta subunit 1 — protein sequence MFIKNIIISGFRSYREQSFPDGLSPKTNVIVGKNGSGKSNFFAAIQFVLNEKFANLRAAERKELFHVGSGRPALSVFVEIVFDNSDGRLVIPGRAEEPEVRIRRTIGLKQDEFRVNDRKFSASDVHQLLESAGFSSSNPYYVVEQGKIVSLVNMSEEERYQLIKDVAGTKVYDARRAESEHILAETKGKQGQITESIGELQRRLKELESETAELKQYEEADREKKCIEYCIFNSELEAANDALLKVEEEWNKQSTLFNKSQDVDEASEQKISNFSQKIMDISTDIARLEMERIAVAKDMAALTSKQAVVELDASEAAGRFARNNRELEALCREDRELSATIQTVAADIEKKKSLFHSSEEAANKKAAEVEAQRKVLERLQERRNRTKLFRSKVERDKWVRGEIQKNEDSIRKSQEELVSVCREMELVEKEAAALSKEISAPNLATADVDQSLRDHDERIKAALCQRDQLNHQRRQLWQSVHRQESVVQRLDEELRNAKQLWERAVRQDIRQGLQSLSEVLHDLRNPVLSAAVQGPLIDLIEVADGYKTAVEITAGNTLFNVVVDSFEVSTILLAEMNKRRKPGRVSFFPLDTCSGKALDIATTPECSPLLSKIKYDTRFKGVVAEVFGRTAVVASLETAATMVGKLQWDVITVDGDQLGRKGGITGGFIDKRHMKLPLRERERELAADRQTARAKLDGLCQEVATVEQSITEVLNELEALRNQNMSTEREADARLRETRLMEDRRSCLATLKSNLVATKKAVESSIAAATETVRELKRELSDEFKSAWTPEDEKRLEQLTEEVAAARVASSEMQASTLQLATEVQLLEDTARHVERRKAVVADRIRELSWSRHAGSIAGGEEAAVKAEFELLSQRLQSIDHDLEQEAREREKLQSQLDALTSKRLGAARSLQERKDVADRTQMQRSVLVQRRDEALQKIRQLGVLPQAVAKFESASLGKLMYHLKAANEKLKALSHVNRKAVDQYATLQEAMKDLTSQQETLAKELDSIHELMEHLDAKKEEAIERTYKQVQYQFEEVFKQLVGVESCSAELQLVASAAPNKKEDPYTGARIKVSFGLGNPVSHLDQLSGGQKSLVALALIFAIQRCDPAPFYLFDEIDAALDAEYRTSVANMMARQSGECQFLVATFKTELLDVADKVLGIFFHNKMSRIQAIAREEGVRLLKQAALEDRKRSREVE from the coding sequence ATGTTCATCAAGAACATTATCATATCCGGTTTTCGCTCCTATCGCGAGCAATCGTTTCCAGATGGACTTTCCCCCAAAACAAACGTGATTGTAGGCAAGAACGGTTCTGGAAAGTCGAACTTCTTTGCCGCTATTCAGTTTGTGCTGAACGAGAAATTCGCCAACttgcgcgctgcagagcggAAGGAACTTTTTCACGTGGGCAGTGGGAGGCCGGCGCTGTCTGTCTTTGTGGAAATCGTGTTCGATAACTCGGATGGTAGGCTTGTCATTCCGGGCCGTGCGGAGGAGCCGGAGGTACGGATTCGCCGCACGATCGGCCTAAAGCAGGATGAGTTTCGCGTGAACGATCGCAAGTTCTCGGCGTCTGACGTCCACCAGCTTCTGGAGAGTGCTggcttctcctccagcaaCCCTTACTATGTTGTGGAGCAGGGGAAGATTGTGAGTTTGGTGAACATgagcgaggaagagcgcTACCAGCTCATCAAGGATGTTGCGGGGACGAAAGTGTACGATGCGCGACGTGCGGAGAGCGAGCACATCCTTGCGGAGACGAAGGGAAAGCAAGGCCAGATCACAGAGTCGATCGGGGAGCTGCAGAGGCGCCTAAAGGAGCTGGAGTCCGAGACGGCGGAGCTGAAGCAGTACGAAGAGGCGGATCGGGAAAAAAAGTGCATTGAGTACTGCATTTTCAATTCTGAGCTGGAAGCGGCAAACGATGCGTTGCTGAAGGTGGAGGAAGAGTGGAACAAGCAATCCACGCTGTTTAACAAATCGCAAGATGTCGACGAAGCCTCGGAGCAGAAAATATCGAATTTCTCGCAGAAGATCATGGACATTTCTACCGACATTGCCCGTCTGGAGATGGAGAGGATTGCTGTTGCGAAGGATATGGCTGCTCTGACGAGTAAGCAGGCGGTTGTGGAGCTGGACGCCAGTGAGGCTGCAGGGAGATTTGCCCGCAACAACCGGGAACTTGAGGCACTCTGTAGGGAGGATCGAGAGCTTAGCGCGACCATCCAGACGGTCGCCGCCGACATTGAAAAGAAGAAATCACTGTTCCACTCGAGCGAAGAGGCGGCGAACAAAAAGGCTGCCGAGGTGGAGGCTCAGCGCAAGGTTCTcgagcggctgcaggagcgtCGTAACCGAACCAAACTCTTCAGGAGCAAAGTGGAGCGCGACAAGTGGGTGAGGGGCGAAATACAGAAAAACGAAGATTCTATCCGAAAATCGCAGGAAGAGCTGGTTTCGGTTTGCCGTGAAATGGAACTGGTGGAAAAGGAAGCGGCTGCGTTGTCGAAGGAGATTTCCGCACCAAATCTGGCTACTGCCGATGTGGATCAGAGTTTGCGGGACCACGATGAGCGAATCAAGGCCGCACTCTGCCAACGAGACCAGCTAAaccatcagcggcggcagttATGGCAGTCGGTGCACAGGCAGGAAAGTGTGGTTCAGCGGCTCGACGAGGAGTTGCGAAACGCGAAGCAGCTGTGGGAGCGGGCTGTTCGCCAAGATATACGTCAGGGGCTCCAATCTCTTTCAGAGGTCCTTCACGACTTGAGAAATCCGGTGCTAtctgccgccgtgcagggTCCGCTGATCGACCTTATTGAGGTGGCGGACGGTTACAAAACGGCTGTGGAAATCACAGCGGGTAACACACTCTTCAATGTTGTTGTGGACTCGTTCGAGGTGAGCACGATTCTGCTCGCTGAGATGAACAAGCGACGGAAACCTGGCCGTGTTTCGTTTTTCCCGTTGGACACATGCAGCGGGAAGGCTTTGGACATTGCCACAACACCGGAgtgctcgccgctgctgtctaAGATCAAGTACGACACGCGCTTCAAGGGTGTGGTGGCTGAGGTCTTTGGGAGGACGGCCGTCGTTGCCTCGCTGGAAACGGCGGCCACGATGGTGGGCAAGCTGCAGTGGGACGTCATCACGGTGGACGGCGACCAGCTGGGGCGCAAGGGCGGAATCACGGGTGGCTTCATTGACAAGCGCCACATGAAGCTTCCTCTTCGCGAGCGCGAAAGGGAGCTGGCCGCCGACCGTCAGACAGCACGCGCAAAGCTGGACGGCCTGTGCCAGGAGGTGGCCACAGTGGAGCAGAGCATCACGGAGGTGCTCAACGAGCTTGAGGCGCTTCGCAATCAGAACATGTCGACGGAGCGGGAAGCGGATGCCCGGTTGCGAGAGACGCGCCTGATGGAGGATCGTCGATCTTGCCTGGCGACTCTGAAGTCGAACTTGGTGGCAACCAAGAAGGCGGTAGAGAGTTCCattgcggcggcgacggaaaCAGTGCGGGAGCTGAAGAGGGAGCTCTCTGACGAATTCAAGAGCGCATGGACGCCAGAGGACGAGAAGAGGCTAGAGCAGCTGACAGAAGAAGTGGCTGCCGCTCGCGTGGCGTCGTCTGAGATGCAGGCAAGTACACTGCAACTGGCTACCGAGGTTCAGCTTCTGGAGGACACTGCGCGGCACGTGGAGCGGCGTAAGGCGGTTGTCGCTGACCGCATCCGCGAGCTGAGCTGGTCGAGGCATGCCGGTAGCATAGCGGGTGGAGAAGAGGCTGCTGTGAAGGCCGAGTTCGAGTTGCTttcgcagcggctgcagagTATCGACCATGACTTGGAGCAAGAAGCTCGCGAGCGCGAGAAGCTGCAGTCGCAGCTCGATGCGTTGACATCGAAGCGGCTGGGCGCGGCGCGGAGCTTGCAGGAGCGCAAGGACGTCGCGGACAGGACGCAGATGCAGCGGAGTGTGCtagtgcagcgccgcgatgaggcgctgcagaagaTCCGACAGCTAGGAGTGCTGCCTCAGGCGGTTGCCAAGTTTGAGTCGGCGTCTCTCGGGAAGCTGATGTACCACTTGAAGGCAGCCAATGAGAAACTCAAGGCCTTGTCGCATGTGAACCGCAAGGCTGTCGACCAGTACGCGACCCTCCAGGAGGCTATGAAAGACCTAACGTCGCAGCAGGAGACACTGGCCAAAGAACTGGACAGCATTCACGAACTGATGGAACACTTGGACgcaaagaaggaggaggccaTTGAGCGCACGTACAAGCAGGTTCAGTACCAGTTTGAGGAGGTTTTTAAACAGCTCGTAGGTGTGGAGAGCTGctcggcggagctgcagcttgTCGCGTCTGCCGCGCCGAACAAGAAGGAGGACCCGTACACTGGCGCACGTATCAAGGTGTCGTTTGGTCTTGGAAACCCTGTCAGCCACCTGGACCAGCTTAGTGGCGGGCAGAAGTCTCTTGTCGCTTTGGCGCTCATCTTTGCGATCCAGCGCTGCGACCCTGCTCCGTTCTACCTGTTTGACGAAATCGATGCCGCTCTCGATGCGGAGTACCGCACATCTGTAGCGAACATGATGGCGCGTCAGTCCGGCGAGTGCCAGTTCCTCGTGGCAACCTTCAAGACGGAACTCCTGGACGTAGCGGACAAGGTGCTCGGCATTTTCTTCCACAACAAGATGAGCCGCATCCAGGCCAttgcgagggaggagggtgtgaGGCTGCTGAAGCAGGCAGCACTTGAGGATCGCAAGCGTTCCCGCGAAGTCGAGTAG
- a CDS encoding putative vesicle-associated membrane protein, with protein MPIKYSCVNDETKLLAEHPAGEQPKLAETMQKVIATVPPKEYRHKTIEDKDGGVNYNYISNGEGRIVACVTTSDMRMRTVFAFLEAVEPLVRGSVGSQGAELRNGKKLLQQKMEFYNNPQNDKITALNDDINQVVDVMIDNMDKVLARGDRIDTLHEKSSTLADQAQQFQQRSTELKRNLCMKNLKLTLMIVGAVVVVLIIILMIACKPNFSRCR; from the coding sequence ATGCCAATCAAGTACAGCTGCGTTAATGACGAGACGAAGCTTTTGGCTGAGCACCCGGCCGGCGAGCAGCCGAAGCTAGCGGAGACGATGCAGAAGGTCATTGCTACCGTGCCACCCAAGGAGTATCGCCACAAAACGATCGAGGACAAGGATGGCGGTGTCAACTACAACTATATCAGCAACGGCGAGGGGCGCATTGTGGCGTGCGTGACAACAAGTgacatgcgcatgcgcaccgtTTTCGCGTTTCTGGAGGCCGTCGAGCCACTGGTTCGCGGCAGTGTCGGTTCACAGGGCGCTGAGTTACGCAATGGcaagaagctgctgcagcagaagaTGGAGTTCTACAACAACCCTCAGAACGACAAGATCACAGCGCTGAATGATGACATTAATCAGGTAGTGGATGTCATGATAGACAACATGGACAAGGTGTTAGCGCGTGGTGACCGTATCGACACACTGCACGAGAAGTCTTCCACTCTGGCGGATCAGGCGCAGCAGTTCCAGCAGCGGTCCACGGAGCTGAAGCGAAACCTCTGCATGAAGAACCTGAAGCTTACCCTCATGATTGTCGGCGCCGTGGTCGTTGTTCTCATCATCATTCTTATGATTGCATGCAAGCCGAACTTCTCACGCTGCCGTTGA